One genomic window of Rhizomicrobium sp. includes the following:
- a CDS encoding carbon-nitrogen hydrolase family protein, with the protein MSQSFKAACIQLRSSDDVVENIRVASEFVREAKGKGAQFIATPENTTLMAPDGGAKLASSYDEDHDPALPAFRALAEELGIWLLIGSLAIKVSDTKTANRQFLIDPKGRIAARYSKIHLFDVDLPSGEKYRESNTVAGGDEAVLADTPWGRIGLSICYDMRFPQLYRALAQKGAFLLTAPSAFTETTGKAHWHILLRARAIENGAFVLAPAQGGTHANGRKTYGHSLIIAPWGEILAEAGTEPGIIVADIDPALSADARARVPNLRHDRPFKGP; encoded by the coding sequence ATGTCGCAATCGTTCAAAGCCGCCTGTATCCAGCTCCGTTCCTCCGACGACGTCGTGGAGAACATCCGCGTCGCCTCCGAATTCGTCCGCGAGGCGAAAGGGAAGGGCGCGCAGTTCATCGCCACGCCCGAGAACACCACGCTGATGGCGCCCGATGGCGGCGCCAAGCTGGCGAGCAGCTATGACGAAGACCACGATCCGGCGCTGCCGGCGTTCCGCGCGCTCGCGGAAGAACTCGGCATCTGGCTGCTGATCGGCTCGCTCGCCATCAAGGTCAGCGACACCAAGACCGCCAACCGCCAATTCCTGATCGACCCCAAGGGGCGCATCGCGGCGCGCTACAGCAAGATCCATCTCTTCGACGTCGATCTGCCCTCGGGCGAGAAATACCGCGAATCCAACACCGTCGCCGGCGGCGACGAGGCCGTCCTCGCCGACACGCCCTGGGGCAGGATCGGCCTGTCGATCTGCTACGACATGCGCTTTCCGCAGCTCTACCGCGCGCTGGCGCAGAAGGGCGCCTTCCTGCTCACCGCGCCGTCGGCCTTCACCGAGACCACCGGCAAGGCGCATTGGCACATCCTTTTGCGCGCCCGCGCCATCGAGAACGGCGCCTTCGTGCTGGCGCCCGCCCAGGGCGGCACCCACGCCAACGGCCGCAAGACCTATGGCCACTCGCTCATCATCGCGCCCTGGGGCGAGATATTGGCGGAAGCCGGCACCGAGCCGGGCATCATCGTCGCCGACATCGATCCGGCGCTGTCGGCCGACGCGCGCGCCCGCGTGCCGAACCTGCGGCACGACCGCCCCTTCAAGGGCCCGTAA
- a CDS encoding DUF1178 family protein, with product MIVYNLRCRNAHEFEGWFRDSAAYEEQARGGALTCPVCDSRKVEKAIMAPAVAGAKKPTVTAEEASKMRQFMTGLRKYVQQNADYVGPNFAEEARKIHYGEADERHIYGEASIEEAKELLEEGVDVAPLPPDLDGAN from the coding sequence GTGATCGTTTACAATCTTCGCTGCAGGAATGCCCATGAGTTCGAGGGCTGGTTCCGCGACTCGGCGGCCTATGAGGAGCAGGCGAGGGGCGGCGCGCTGACCTGCCCGGTCTGCGACTCCCGCAAGGTGGAGAAGGCGATCATGGCGCCCGCCGTCGCCGGCGCGAAGAAGCCGACCGTCACCGCCGAGGAAGCCAGCAAGATGCGCCAGTTCATGACGGGCCTGCGCAAATATGTGCAGCAGAACGCCGACTATGTCGGCCCCAATTTCGCCGAGGAAGCCCGCAAGATCCATTACGGCGAAGCCGACGAGCGCCACATCTACGGCGAGGCCTCGATCGAGGAAGCCAAGGAATTGCTGGAGGAGGGCGTCGACGTCGCCCCGCTGCCGCCCGATCTCGACGGCGCGAACTGA
- the ubiG gene encoding bifunctional 2-polyprenyl-6-hydroxyphenol methylase/3-demethylubiquinol 3-O-methyltransferase UbiG — MTTMIDPTVDDAEVAKFSAMAAEWWDPAGKFAPLHKFNPVRLKFIRDTAAAHFGRSGLKPFEGLGLLDIGCGGGLLSEPMSRLGFAVTGVDPSEKNIGTAKAHAAGLPITYRAASAETLAAEGLGFDVVLNMEVVEHVADLKAYLMACAHLVKPGGLMIVATLNKTLKSLALAKIGAEYVLRWLPPGTHDWNRFVEPAELRRLLQGAGLNPLKTQGVAFDPLAWDWRLSDDVDVNYMVVASR, encoded by the coding sequence ATGACGACCATGATCGATCCGACGGTAGACGACGCCGAAGTCGCCAAATTCTCGGCCATGGCGGCGGAGTGGTGGGATCCGGCCGGCAAGTTCGCGCCGCTGCACAAGTTCAATCCGGTCCGGCTCAAATTCATCCGCGATACCGCCGCCGCGCATTTCGGCCGTTCGGGGCTGAAGCCGTTCGAGGGCCTCGGCCTGCTCGATATCGGCTGCGGCGGCGGGCTGCTCAGCGAACCGATGAGCCGGCTCGGCTTCGCGGTGACGGGCGTCGATCCCTCGGAGAAGAACATCGGCACCGCCAAGGCCCATGCCGCCGGCCTGCCCATTACCTACCGCGCCGCCAGCGCCGAGACGCTGGCGGCCGAGGGGCTCGGTTTCGACGTGGTCCTCAACATGGAGGTGGTCGAGCATGTCGCCGACCTCAAGGCTTATCTGATGGCCTGCGCCCACCTGGTGAAGCCGGGCGGTCTGATGATCGTGGCGACGCTGAACAAGACGCTCAAATCCCTGGCGCTGGCCAAAATCGGAGCGGAATATGTCCTGCGCTGGCTGCCGCCCGGCACGCATGACTGGAACCGGTTCGTCGAACCAGCGGAGCTTCGCCGGTTACTTCAAGGAGCGGGACTCAACCCGTTGAAAACGCAGGGCGTGGCGTTCGATCCGCTGGCCTGGGACTGGCGGCTGTCGGACGATGTAGACGTGAATTACATGGTGGTGGCGAGCCGGTAG
- a CDS encoding aspartate kinase has protein sequence MAKIAMKFGGTSVADLDRIRHVATLVKRERDRGNQVAVVVSAMAGETNKLVAWCNDIAKAPGSNAHAIPDPREYDVIVATGEQVTSGLLAVALGAIGVPARSWMGWQIPLRTSSVHGSARIEGMDAELMNESLARGEVAVVAGFQGVAAHDRISTLGRGGSDTSAVAVAAGLRADRCDIYTDVDGVYTTDPRIVPKARRLEKIAFEEMLEMASLGAKVLQTRSVEIAMLHRVPTRVLSTFDPDAGGTLLCDEEDIVEKKPVTGIAYSRDEAKITLHKIPDRPGIAAAIFGPLADSGVNVDMIVQNVSEDGKKTDLTFTVSRSELARALSSIEKAAEQIGYREMTHDADVAKVSIIGIGMRAHPGVAQTMFRTLSEKGINIQVISTSEIKVSVLIAEEYVELAVRALHSAYELDVA, from the coding sequence ATGGCGAAGATCGCGATGAAATTCGGCGGCACCTCGGTGGCCGACCTGGACCGCATCCGCCATGTCGCCACCCTGGTGAAACGCGAGCGCGACCGCGGCAACCAGGTCGCCGTCGTGGTCTCCGCCATGGCGGGCGAGACCAACAAGCTCGTCGCCTGGTGCAACGACATCGCCAAGGCGCCCGGCTCCAACGCGCATGCCATCCCCGACCCGCGCGAATACGACGTCATCGTCGCGACCGGCGAACAGGTGACGAGCGGGCTTCTCGCGGTGGCGCTGGGCGCGATCGGCGTGCCGGCGCGCTCCTGGATGGGCTGGCAGATTCCGCTGCGCACCTCCTCGGTGCACGGTTCCGCCCGCATCGAGGGCATGGATGCCGAGCTGATGAACGAGAGCCTGGCCCGGGGCGAGGTCGCCGTCGTCGCGGGGTTCCAGGGCGTCGCCGCGCATGACCGCATCTCGACGCTGGGCCGCGGCGGCTCCGACACCTCCGCCGTCGCGGTGGCGGCGGGATTGCGGGCCGACCGCTGCGACATCTACACCGACGTCGACGGCGTCTACACCACCGACCCGCGCATCGTGCCCAAGGCGCGGCGGCTGGAGAAGATCGCCTTCGAGGAAATGCTCGAAATGGCCTCGCTCGGCGCCAAGGTCCTGCAGACCCGCTCGGTCGAGATCGCCATGCTTCACCGCGTTCCGACCCGCGTATTGTCGACCTTCGACCCCGACGCGGGCGGCACGCTTCTCTGTGACGAGGAAGACATCGTGGAAAAGAAACCGGTCACCGGCATCGCCTATAGCCGCGACGAGGCCAAGATCACCCTGCACAAGATCCCCGACCGCCCCGGCATCGCCGCGGCGATCTTCGGTCCCTTGGCGGACAGCGGCGTCAATGTCGACATGATCGTCCAGAACGTCTCGGAGGACGGCAAGAAGACCGACCTCACCTTCACCGTGTCGCGCAGCGAGCTGGCGCGCGCTCTGTCGTCGATCGAGAAGGCGGCCGAGCAGATCGGCTATCGCGAGATGACGCACGACGCCGACGTGGCGAAGGTCTCGATCATCGGCATCGGCATGCGGGCCCATCCCGGCGTGGCGCAGACCATGTTTCGCACGCTGTCGGAGAAGGGGATCAACATCCAGGTGATTTCGACCAGCGAGATCAAGGTCTCCGTCCTGATCGCCGAAGAATATGTCGAACTCGCGGTACGCGCGCTGCATTCGGCGTATGAATTGGACGTGGCGTGA